From Hippea alviniae EP5-r, the proteins below share one genomic window:
- a CDS encoding N-acetyltransferase — translation MSDINIVKPTLNDVDDIYKLVSYFAKKGDILARSKENIAERIREFQCAKGNGNVIGISSLRIFYPHLAEIRSIAIDENYQNMGIGKMLVSACIEEAKRLGVKNVFALTFKKEFFLKLGFKPIDKKELPSNKIWEDCINCPLFPNCKEEAVIYSLY, via the coding sequence ATGTCAGATATAAATATAGTTAAGCCCACCTTAAACGATGTTGACGATATTTATAAGCTTGTTTCATATTTTGCCAAAAAAGGTGATATACTTGCAAGGAGTAAAGAAAACATAGCAGAAAGAATAAGGGAGTTTCAATGCGCTAAGGGGAATGGAAATGTTATAGGTATAAGCAGTTTAAGAATTTTTTATCCACATCTTGCTGAAATAAGGAGTATAGCAATAGATGAGAATTATCAGAACATGGGTATAGGTAAGATGCTTGTTAGTGCCTGCATAGAAGAGGCCAAGAGATTAGGTGTTAAGAATGTTTTTGCTTTGACATTTAAGAAGGAGTTTTTTCTAAAATTAGGCTTTAAGCCAATAGATAAAAAAGAGTTGCCGTCAAACAAAATTTGGGAAGATTGCATAAATTGTCCGCTATTTCCTAACTGCAAGGAAGAAGCTGTAATATACTCTCTTTATTAA